A genomic region of Candidatus Dadabacteria bacterium contains the following coding sequences:
- a CDS encoding 3'(2'),5'-bisphosphate nucleotidase, giving the protein MGFEFEKKVGLEAVTKAAKVCVRMSGKPEFREALYKTDGSPVTLADFFVQALINEKLTAAFPETPIVAEETSFCLEGSCGEKLRKNLEKLLPGKSPDEIFRAINRGNYGGGNHGRFWTLDPIDGTRGFLAKRQYAIALALIEAGEVVLGILGCPELGPDARNGTGREKGFVFFAEKGQGSYQAALSNGLQTSISVSGIARTSEAVMCESVEAPDSSYEFSGKISRFLDISAGPVRMDSQCKYAILARGDTSIYLRPPPRKDYKENIWDHAAGYIIVKEAGGTVTDSSGKPLDFSVGKKLLENKGVLATNGAIHEAVLQAVKKTVSKRNKLIDQVSRE; this is encoded by the coding sequence ATGGGCTTTGAATTTGAGAAAAAGGTAGGGCTGGAAGCAGTAACAAAAGCGGCGAAGGTCTGCGTAAGAATGAGCGGGAAACCTGAGTTCCGCGAAGCGCTTTACAAAACGGATGGTTCCCCAGTAACTCTTGCGGATTTTTTTGTGCAGGCGTTAATAAACGAAAAACTCACAGCCGCTTTTCCTGAAACTCCCATAGTCGCCGAGGAAACCTCGTTTTGTCTCGAGGGCAGTTGCGGAGAAAAACTCAGAAAAAATCTTGAGAAACTTCTGCCCGGAAAAAGTCCGGACGAAATATTCCGTGCGATCAACAGGGGAAACTATGGGGGCGGAAACCACGGCAGGTTTTGGACGCTTGATCCGATTGACGGAACAAGAGGGTTTCTCGCGAAACGCCAGTACGCAATCGCGCTCGCGCTTATTGAGGCCGGAGAGGTAGTTCTTGGAATCCTAGGGTGTCCGGAATTGGGACCGGATGCAAGAAACGGTACAGGTCGGGAGAAGGGATTTGTGTTTTTCGCCGAGAAGGGGCAGGGTTCCTATCAGGCGGCACTTTCGAACGGTTTACAGACGAGTATTTCGGTATCGGGAATCGCAAGAACCTCGGAGGCCGTCATGTGCGAATCGGTCGAAGCTCCGGATTCATCCTATGAATTCTCGGGGAAAATCTCCCGCTTTCTCGATATAAGCGCAGGACCTGTAAGAATGGACAGCCAGTGTAAATATGCGATCTTAGCCAGAGGAGATACTTCCATCTATCTTCGCCCGCCGCCGCGAAAAGATTACAAGGAAAATATATGGGACCACGCTGCGGGATACATAATCGTCAAGGAAGCTGGAGGAACAGTCACCGACTCCTCAGGTAAACCGCTGGATTTCTCCGTCGGCAAAAAACTTCTCGAAAACAAAGGAGTCTTAGCAACGAACGGCGCCATCCACGAAGCGGTCCTGCAGGCGGTAAAAAAAACCGTTTCCAAAAGGAATAAGCTAATAGACCAAGTTTCTCGCGAATAA
- a CDS encoding undecaprenyl-diphosphate phosphatase: MEIAQSIILGLIQGITEFFPVSSTAHLFLVPWLFSWQDQGLPFTVALHVGSLFAILCCFRGELALIIRDFFYGLRSFSFEGRQDGKIGVYLVIATLPAVVVGFLFEDYASGMLRDPVLIAAFLLGFGILLYISDRKTTATKTLRDMNLADALFFGVAQAFAILPGASRAGVTITGGLFRNYKREEAARFSFLLAIPVIVAAGVFEIRHIGYTEMFRWSFVLGVATSFLSALLAIRFLLGYVRTRSFTLFVVYRVILSIVIITVYLWAAIIFLNNPD, from the coding sequence TTGGAGATAGCGCAGTCGATAATACTCGGACTCATACAGGGAATAACCGAATTCTTCCCCGTAAGTAGCACAGCCCACTTGTTTCTGGTTCCGTGGCTTTTTTCCTGGCAGGACCAAGGCCTTCCTTTCACGGTGGCGCTTCACGTAGGGAGCCTCTTTGCGATCCTTTGCTGCTTCAGGGGAGAGCTTGCGCTTATCATACGGGATTTTTTCTACGGCTTGAGATCTTTTTCCTTTGAAGGTCGCCAAGATGGAAAAATCGGAGTTTACCTCGTGATCGCTACCCTGCCCGCTGTTGTGGTAGGGTTTTTGTTCGAGGACTACGCCTCAGGGATGCTTCGCGACCCTGTTCTTATAGCCGCATTTCTTCTGGGTTTCGGGATACTTCTCTACATCTCCGACAGGAAAACGACCGCAACCAAGACTCTTCGGGACATGAACCTCGCGGACGCGCTTTTTTTCGGCGTGGCGCAGGCATTTGCGATTCTGCCAGGAGCTTCAAGAGCGGGCGTTACGATTACCGGAGGGCTTTTCAGAAACTACAAAAGAGAAGAAGCTGCGCGTTTCTCATTTCTCCTTGCCATACCTGTAATAGTTGCGGCGGGGGTTTTCGAGATAAGGCATATCGGATACACGGAGATGTTCAGATGGTCTTTCGTTCTCGGTGTAGCGACCTCTTTTCTGTCGGCTCTTCTTGCCATCCGATTTCTGCTGGGTTACGTGAGGACGAGATCATTCACTCTTTTTGTAGTCTACAGGGTGATTCTTTCCATCGTTATAATTACGGTGTATTTGTGGGCAGCGATAATTTTTTTAAACAACCCCGATTAA
- the uvrA gene encoding excinuclease ABC subunit UvrA: protein MKFISIIGAREHNLKNIDVKIPRRSFTVVTGVSGSGKSSLVFDILFAEAQRRFMESLSSYARQFVEKLDKPDVDFVEGLSPSVSVDQKTFHRNPRSTVGTITEIYDYMRVLFSVIGEPHCYECGDVISSQTPSSMIERIREEAGRKPVSVYSPVVQGRKGIYRKELEDMRREGFVRVRIDGETYDLEDDIELSRNKKHTIELLVDNIVLRGENSVKRLSEAVSLALKRSGGLLKCEIEGGRTLTFSEHFSCSRCAINYPEISPRLFSFNSPYGACVNCQGLGFETFFDPELIVEDAGKSLHEGAIKPFEDSKYVARILEGLSEHYGFALDVPFSRLSALHRQKILYGSGTERISFRKARRGRRREYSATFPGIVGMLTEWYSQTSSEELREKLSKYMRTVPCRECDGSRLNKIALSVLFRGKNISDLAGMAVCDLAPYFESLELSVREGKIAGEVIKEISSRLGFLGDIGLGYVSLDRTAPTLSGGEAQRVRLATQVGSKLTGITYVLDEPSIGLHPKDNKKLVETLKSIRDMGNTVIVVEHDEETIKSADFVLDVGPGAGELGGEVVCSGSVGRISRCAGSVTGRYLSGKKRIPVPGSRRSSRTRIGVRGALGNNLREIDVDFPLGTFICVTGVSGSGKSTLVVDTLYHGLSRKLNRSKNRAAPHGEIIGTENLDKVIKVDQSPIGRTPRSNPATYTGVLTEIRKIFSMLPESKVMGYGPGRFSFNLSQGSCPGCRGSGTVRIEMHFLPDVYVTCEVCGGKRYNDETLAIKYKGKNMSDVLEMTIEEAADFFENIPKISGKLRLLNEVGLGYVRLGQRVTTLSGGEAQRIKLARELGKKASGKTLYILDEPSVGLHFDDIQKLVSVIQRLVDLGNTVVVIEHNLDIIKCADHVIDLGPGGGEDGGELVACGTPEEICGVSGSHTAFYLRGVLENGVTGS from the coding sequence TTGAAGTTCATTAGCATAATCGGTGCGCGGGAGCACAATCTTAAGAACATAGACGTCAAAATACCGAGGCGCAGCTTCACGGTTGTCACGGGAGTGAGTGGTTCGGGGAAATCTTCTCTGGTTTTCGACATACTTTTTGCCGAGGCGCAGAGAAGATTCATGGAGTCGCTTTCCTCCTATGCCAGGCAGTTTGTCGAGAAACTTGACAAGCCGGATGTCGATTTCGTCGAGGGCCTTTCTCCGTCCGTTTCGGTAGATCAGAAGACCTTTCACAGGAACCCCCGCTCGACCGTCGGGACCATAACGGAGATATACGACTACATGCGCGTACTTTTTTCCGTGATCGGAGAGCCGCACTGCTATGAGTGCGGTGACGTTATATCTTCACAGACCCCTTCTAGCATGATTGAGAGAATCCGCGAGGAAGCGGGCAGAAAACCCGTGTCCGTATATTCCCCGGTAGTTCAGGGAAGAAAAGGAATATACAGAAAAGAGCTTGAAGACATGAGAAGGGAAGGTTTTGTCAGGGTTAGAATCGACGGAGAGACCTATGACCTTGAAGACGACATAGAGCTTTCCCGCAACAAAAAGCACACTATTGAACTTCTGGTGGACAATATAGTCTTGCGTGGGGAAAATTCGGTGAAAAGGCTCTCAGAAGCGGTGTCCCTTGCCCTTAAAAGATCGGGCGGGCTCTTGAAATGCGAGATCGAAGGTGGGAGGACTCTCACTTTCAGCGAACATTTCTCCTGTTCCCGCTGCGCGATAAACTACCCGGAGATATCCCCCAGGCTTTTTTCCTTTAACAGTCCCTACGGCGCATGCGTTAACTGCCAGGGGCTTGGATTCGAAACGTTTTTCGATCCCGAACTCATAGTGGAAGATGCTGGGAAGTCTCTTCACGAAGGAGCGATCAAGCCGTTTGAGGATTCAAAATACGTTGCCCGGATACTAGAGGGACTCTCCGAACATTACGGTTTCGCGCTCGACGTTCCGTTTTCCCGGCTCTCCGCACTGCACAGACAAAAGATACTCTACGGTTCGGGGACGGAGAGAATAAGCTTCAGGAAAGCAAGGAGGGGAAGGCGAAGGGAATACTCCGCGACTTTCCCCGGGATCGTCGGCATGCTCACGGAATGGTACTCGCAGACCAGTTCGGAAGAGCTTCGGGAAAAACTCTCGAAATACATGAGAACGGTTCCGTGCAGAGAGTGCGATGGATCCAGGCTCAACAAGATTGCCCTTTCCGTGCTTTTCAGGGGAAAGAACATATCGGATCTTGCCGGCATGGCGGTTTGCGATCTCGCCCCATACTTCGAGTCGCTTGAACTTTCCGTGAGGGAGGGAAAAATCGCCGGGGAGGTAATAAAGGAGATATCCTCCCGGCTCGGTTTTCTCGGGGACATAGGACTTGGCTACGTGAGTCTTGACCGCACGGCGCCGACCCTTTCGGGCGGAGAGGCTCAGAGGGTGAGGCTCGCAACCCAGGTGGGATCGAAACTTACGGGAATAACGTACGTGCTTGACGAGCCTTCCATAGGACTTCACCCGAAGGATAACAAAAAGCTCGTTGAGACGTTAAAGAGCATAAGGGACATGGGCAACACCGTGATCGTTGTCGAGCATGACGAAGAAACCATAAAGAGCGCTGATTTCGTGCTTGACGTCGGTCCGGGAGCAGGAGAACTCGGAGGCGAGGTTGTCTGCTCTGGAAGCGTCGGGAGAATTTCCCGGTGCGCCGGTTCGGTTACCGGAAGATACCTTTCGGGCAAAAAGAGGATCCCGGTGCCCGGTTCGAGACGCTCCTCCCGGACCCGGATCGGGGTTCGAGGGGCTTTAGGGAACAATCTCAGGGAAATTGACGTTGATTTTCCCCTCGGAACATTCATATGCGTCACGGGAGTTTCCGGCTCGGGGAAAAGCACTCTCGTAGTTGACACCCTCTATCATGGCCTGTCAAGAAAACTTAACCGGAGCAAAAATCGCGCGGCTCCGCACGGAGAGATCATCGGTACCGAAAATCTGGACAAGGTCATCAAGGTCGATCAGAGCCCGATAGGCAGAACCCCGAGATCGAATCCCGCAACCTACACCGGCGTGCTCACCGAGATAAGAAAAATCTTCTCAATGCTTCCCGAGTCGAAGGTGATGGGATACGGGCCGGGCAGGTTCAGCTTTAACCTCTCTCAGGGAAGTTGCCCGGGGTGCCGAGGAAGCGGAACCGTCAGGATCGAGATGCACTTTCTTCCCGATGTTTATGTTACGTGCGAGGTGTGCGGAGGAAAGAGGTACAATGACGAGACCCTGGCGATCAAGTACAAGGGAAAGAACATGTCTGATGTTCTAGAGATGACCATAGAAGAGGCGGCGGATTTTTTCGAGAACATACCGAAGATTTCAGGGAAGCTCAGGTTGCTGAACGAAGTCGGGCTCGGTTACGTAAGGCTCGGGCAACGGGTAACCACTCTCTCCGGAGGGGAGGCGCAACGCATAAAGCTCGCTAGGGAACTTGGAAAAAAAGCCTCTGGAAAGACCCTCTACATACTTGACGAACCGTCGGTTGGGCTTCATTTCGACGATATACAGAAGCTTGTTTCGGTAATACAAAGGCTCGTGGACCTCGGAAACACCGTGGTTGTCATAGAGCATAATCTTGACATCATAAAGTGTGCGGACCACGTGATTGATCTCGGTCCCGGGGGCGGAGAAGACGGTGGAGAGCTTGTTGCCTGCGGCACTCCGGAGGAGATATGCGGGGTAAGCGGTTCGCACACGGCTTTTTATCTCAGAGGCGTTTTAGAAAACGGTGTCACAGGGAGCTAA
- a CDS encoding gamma-glutamyl-gamma-aminobutyrate hydrolase family protein (Members of this family of hydrolases with an active site Cys residue belong to MEROPS family C26.): MKARPLIGITTDLEDKSNLIESAYSKAVEFYGGAPVLIPTVAEASSSDFLLNIISAIDGLLIPGSRDMDPKFYGESPHPAINPMSSERTETEFSVLRLALEKDVPVLGICGGMQFINVFHGGSIHQDIRALLPDALCHEGGEVHDVTVLPDTVFGGFTEEKEFEIKSYHHQAINRVGDGLRVNALAPDGIVEGFESADGRVMGFQWHPELERTPLSELIFTRFLSEAAQTADGSPGIG, translated from the coding sequence ATGAAGGCACGACCGCTTATCGGCATAACGACTGATCTTGAGGACAAATCAAACCTTATAGAATCCGCTTACTCGAAGGCGGTTGAGTTCTACGGCGGTGCCCCGGTCCTGATTCCCACGGTTGCCGAAGCTTCAAGCTCGGATTTTCTGCTCAATATAATCTCCGCAATTGACGGGCTTTTGATACCGGGTTCAAGGGACATGGACCCAAAATTCTACGGCGAATCCCCGCATCCTGCCATAAATCCCATGAGTTCCGAGAGAACGGAAACGGAATTCAGCGTCCTTCGCCTTGCTCTCGAAAAAGACGTGCCGGTTTTGGGGATATGCGGAGGCATGCAGTTTATAAATGTTTTCCACGGGGGCTCGATACACCAGGACATAAGAGCGCTTTTGCCCGACGCGCTTTGTCACGAAGGGGGCGAGGTTCACGACGTCACGGTTCTTCCGGACACGGTCTTCGGCGGTTTCACGGAAGAAAAGGAATTCGAGATAAAAAGTTACCACCACCAGGCAATAAACAGGGTTGGAGATGGTCTTAGGGTAAACGCCTTGGCCCCGGACGGAATAGTGGAGGGGTTTGAGTCGGCCGACGGTCGCGTCATGGGTTTTCAGTGGCATCCCGAACTTGAGCGGACCCCCCTCTCCGAACTGATTTTCACCCGGTTCCTCTCCGAAGCCGCACAGACGGCGGACGGTTCCCCCGGTATCGGGTAA
- the htpX gene encoding zinc metalloprotease HtpX, protein MNTLKSLFLLAFLSAILVWVGGMIGGKNGALVALVLAGVMNFVSYWWSDKIVLKMYKASEVGRDNAPDLYSDVEELAQIAGLPMPRVYIIPEQAPNAFATGRDPHHSAVAVTQGIMRLLNRNELKGVIAHELAHIRNRDILIGSVAATIAGAISYLAYMAQFAAIFGGGGGGDRRGGGMLGLLAMAIIAPMAAMIVRMAISRTREFGADKTGAEICGNPLYLADALRKLQAGASRVPLQVSEQAAESTAHMMIVSPMIGGGFAKLFSTHPPTEERVARLEAMVGGASL, encoded by the coding sequence ATGAATACTCTTAAAAGTCTTTTTCTGCTTGCTTTTCTCTCTGCCATTCTGGTTTGGGTAGGGGGCATGATAGGGGGCAAAAATGGTGCCTTAGTGGCACTTGTTCTCGCGGGAGTTATGAATTTCGTGAGCTACTGGTGGAGCGACAAGATCGTTCTCAAGATGTACAAAGCAAGCGAGGTCGGAAGGGACAACGCGCCTGACCTTTACTCCGATGTCGAGGAACTTGCCCAGATAGCGGGACTTCCAATGCCCCGGGTCTACATAATCCCCGAACAGGCCCCGAACGCCTTTGCCACGGGTCGGGATCCCCACCACTCGGCTGTAGCGGTCACTCAGGGAATCATGCGTCTTTTGAACAGAAACGAACTTAAGGGCGTAATCGCCCATGAGCTTGCCCATATAAGAAACAGAGACATCCTGATCGGTTCCGTGGCGGCGACAATCGCCGGCGCTATCAGCTACCTCGCCTACATGGCGCAGTTTGCGGCCATTTTCGGAGGAGGGGGAGGCGGTGACAGAAGAGGCGGAGGGATGCTGGGACTTCTGGCTATGGCCATTATAGCCCCGATGGCGGCAATGATCGTGAGAATGGCTATATCAAGAACCAGGGAGTTCGGAGCGGACAAGACCGGGGCCGAGATATGCGGAAATCCGCTCTATCTTGCCGACGCGCTCAGGAAGCTTCAGGCTGGAGCGTCGAGAGTTCCCCTTCAGGTAAGCGAGCAGGCGGCCGAGAGCACGGCGCACATGATGATAGTGAGCCCGATGATCGGGGGAGGTTTCGCAAAGCTTTTCAGCACCCATCCTCCTACGGAAGAGAGAGTCGCAAGGCTTGAAGCCATGGTCGGCGGCGCTTCCCTTTAA
- the mnmG gene encoding tRNA uridine-5-carboxymethylaminomethyl(34) synthesis enzyme MnmG — MSLLNSKKYEVIVIGAGHAGCEAALAAARIGCTTLVLTANIDTIGLMSCNPSIGGVGKGHLVKEIDALGGEMGKAADTAAIQFRRLNTRKGAAVQATRIQADRQSYRTYMKKALESEDNIEIKQAMVEEFLVDGKKVAGVKTALGERFFSDTVVVTPGTFPGGLIHIGLTRISSGRAGEAAAGAISNSFADLGFTTGRLKTGTPPRFDGRTIEWDKLERQDGDQDPVPFSFSPGKITTEQMPCYITYTNEETHRVINENIDKSPLYSGLIKGIGPRYCPSIEDKVVKFPDRNRHQIFLEPEGRNTYEIYPNGISTSLPIEVQHEFSRTMEGLRNVEIMRPGYAVEYDFLDPTQLGATLESKLLENIFFAGQVNGTTGYEEAASQGLIAGINAALRIKGKDPFVLGRSEAYIGILIDDLVTKGVDEPYRMFTSRAEYRLILREDNADLRLGELGHTIGLLSDERIEGFRARKTALENELARLESEKVVPNEKTNRILENLGSQRIKKPQSLKEILRRPGFTYEMLGFIDSSANPDISPKLGAQIEMEVKYEGYIKRQREEVGKLQKFENMKIPETFEYKNIPGLSNEIVQKLSRVKPESVGQASRVSGITPAAISVLLVHIRKTRGLEQEAQLKSSSPS, encoded by the coding sequence ATGTCTCTTTTAAACTCAAAAAAATACGAAGTGATAGTGATCGGAGCCGGTCACGCCGGGTGTGAGGCGGCACTCGCCGCAGCCAGAATAGGCTGTACGACCCTGGTTCTCACGGCCAATATAGACACAATCGGGCTCATGTCGTGTAACCCCTCCATAGGGGGCGTCGGAAAAGGTCACTTGGTAAAAGAGATAGACGCGCTTGGCGGGGAGATGGGAAAAGCCGCAGACACCGCGGCCATACAGTTCAGAAGACTCAACACCCGAAAGGGCGCGGCGGTGCAGGCAACCAGAATACAGGCCGACCGCCAAAGCTACAGAACCTACATGAAAAAGGCTCTTGAGAGCGAAGACAACATAGAGATAAAGCAGGCCATGGTCGAGGAATTTCTGGTTGACGGTAAAAAAGTCGCAGGGGTTAAAACCGCCCTTGGGGAAAGATTTTTTTCAGATACCGTCGTGGTCACCCCCGGAACTTTTCCTGGTGGACTCATACACATAGGCCTTACGCGGATTTCGTCCGGCCGTGCGGGGGAAGCCGCCGCGGGAGCCATATCGAATTCTTTTGCGGATTTGGGTTTCACGACAGGCAGGCTCAAAACCGGAACTCCTCCGCGCTTTGACGGAAGGACCATCGAGTGGGACAAACTTGAGAGGCAGGACGGGGATCAGGACCCTGTGCCTTTTTCCTTTTCCCCGGGAAAAATCACAACTGAGCAGATGCCATGCTACATCACTTACACTAACGAAGAAACCCACCGCGTTATAAACGAAAACATCGACAAGTCCCCTCTTTACTCCGGCCTCATAAAGGGAATAGGACCAAGGTACTGCCCATCGATAGAAGATAAGGTGGTTAAGTTTCCCGATCGGAACCGTCACCAGATATTTCTCGAACCTGAGGGAAGAAATACTTACGAAATCTATCCCAACGGAATTTCAACCAGCCTTCCCATTGAAGTTCAGCACGAGTTCTCAAGAACCATGGAAGGACTTCGCAACGTGGAGATAATGAGGCCGGGATACGCGGTCGAATACGACTTTCTCGACCCCACGCAGCTTGGTGCTACTCTTGAATCAAAACTCCTCGAAAACATATTTTTCGCAGGACAGGTAAACGGAACCACGGGCTACGAGGAGGCGGCAAGCCAAGGACTAATAGCGGGAATAAACGCAGCGCTTCGGATAAAGGGGAAGGATCCTTTCGTGCTCGGACGCTCGGAGGCCTACATAGGAATTCTGATTGATGATCTGGTCACAAAAGGAGTCGATGAACCTTACAGGATGTTTACCTCAAGGGCGGAATACAGACTTATATTGAGGGAGGACAACGCTGACCTAAGACTCGGGGAGCTTGGACACACAATAGGACTTCTCAGCGACGAGCGGATCGAGGGATTCCGCGCCAGGAAAACCGCGCTTGAAAACGAACTCGCAAGGCTTGAGAGCGAGAAGGTGGTTCCAAACGAGAAAACAAACAGGATTCTTGAAAATCTCGGTTCACAGAGAATCAAAAAGCCCCAAAGCCTAAAAGAGATACTCAGAAGACCCGGGTTCACGTATGAAATGCTGGGCTTTATAGACTCCTCAGCGAATCCGGACATCTCCCCGAAACTCGGGGCGCAGATAGAGATGGAAGTAAAATACGAGGGTTACATAAAAAGACAGAGAGAAGAAGTCGGGAAATTGCAGAAATTCGAGAACATGAAAATCCCGGAAACCTTCGAGTACAAAAACATCCCGGGACTTTCAAACGAAATTGTTCAGAAACTCTCAAGAGTAAAACCCGAATCGGTAGGACAGGCAAGTCGGGTTTCAGGTATAACTCCCGCCGCTATATCAGTACTGCTTGTTCATATCAGGAAAACGCGGGGGCTTGAGCAGGAAGCTCAGTTGAAATCAAGTTCCCCGTCGTAA